The Acuticoccus sp. MNP-M23 genome includes a region encoding these proteins:
- a CDS encoding recombinase family protein translates to MILGYARVSTDEQNLDAQTDALTAAGAERIFADKISGATRERPELAKLIDHARGGDVIVVTKYDRLARSLHDLLEIVEAIKAKGAGFRSLAEDIDTTTPAGRLIFHVFASIAQFERERISERTREGLDAARRRGRVGGRPPALTPAQAIEVRRMRDEEGRHLTEIAHLFKVSVKTIRRV, encoded by the coding sequence ATGATTCTCGGATACGCGCGCGTCTCGACAGACGAACAGAACCTCGATGCCCAGACTGACGCTCTGACGGCGGCCGGGGCCGAGCGCATCTTTGCTGACAAGATCAGCGGCGCGACCCGCGAGCGGCCCGAGCTTGCCAAGCTGATCGACCACGCCCGCGGCGGCGACGTGATCGTTGTTACCAAGTACGACCGCCTCGCCCGCTCGCTTCACGACCTCCTAGAGATCGTGGAGGCGATCAAGGCGAAAGGCGCCGGCTTCCGCTCGCTGGCCGAGGACATCGACACGACGACCCCCGCCGGCCGGCTCATTTTCCATGTCTTCGCTTCCATCGCGCAGTTCGAGCGCGAGCGCATTTCTGAACGCACCAGGGAAGGGCTGGACGCCGCCCGGCGGCGCGGGCGCGTCGGCGGGCGACCGCCGGCGCTGACCCCTGCACAGGCGATCGAGGTGCGTCGGATGCGCGACGAGGAGGGGCGGCACCTCACCGAAATCGCGCACCTCTTCAAGGTGAGCGTCAAAACCATTCGGCGGGTGTAG
- a CDS encoding replication initiator protein A, with amino-acid sequence MEESARRPPLLPDRMHQEDFFVCDIFDAVPKADMASMEHPVFSISTKPDRRVRRYENGSNFIEISPSAKGLATVHDRDILIFCISQLMAALNRGETVSKTLHFKAYDMLTATNRPTGGESYSRLREALARLQGTQIETNITTGDAEVLDGFSLIDRFRIVRETRDGRMQEVEVELSEWVFSAIKAREVLTIHRDYFRLRKPLERRMYELARKHCGQKRSWRIGLTRLQEKCGSTSAGWEFHRMVRKIVTEDETHGHMPDYAVSFDEDMVVFTNRNTMKSTAAAPSWIAEIRLDSDTYDEAREAAPGWDPYYIEQEWRNWLVTSGKEPPRKPDLAFIRFCMSFYERRGAPA; translated from the coding sequence ATGGAAGAATCAGCCCGTCGCCCCCCTCTGCTGCCGGATCGGATGCACCAAGAGGACTTCTTTGTCTGCGACATCTTCGATGCGGTACCAAAGGCCGACATGGCCTCGATGGAGCATCCCGTCTTCTCGATTTCCACCAAGCCTGATCGTCGGGTCCGGCGTTACGAAAACGGCTCCAACTTCATCGAGATCAGCCCTTCTGCAAAAGGTCTAGCGACCGTTCACGACCGCGATATCCTGATTTTCTGCATTAGCCAGCTCATGGCTGCGCTGAACCGCGGTGAGACCGTCAGCAAAACTCTACATTTCAAAGCTTATGACATGCTGACGGCCACGAACCGTCCGACCGGCGGCGAATCCTACTCTCGCCTCCGCGAGGCTCTTGCTCGTCTGCAAGGCACACAGATCGAGACCAATATTACGACGGGTGATGCCGAGGTGCTCGATGGCTTCAGCTTGATCGACCGATTCCGGATCGTGCGAGAGACACGCGACGGCAGGATGCAGGAGGTGGAAGTTGAGCTCTCAGAGTGGGTTTTTAGCGCAATCAAAGCGCGCGAGGTGCTGACGATTCACCGCGACTATTTCCGTCTGCGCAAGCCGCTTGAGAGACGTATGTACGAGCTCGCGCGCAAGCATTGTGGTCAGAAACGGAGTTGGCGGATCGGCCTCACACGCTTGCAGGAGAAGTGCGGCTCGACGTCCGCTGGCTGGGAGTTTCACCGCATGGTGCGAAAGATTGTGACCGAGGACGAAACCCACGGCCACATGCCGGATTATGCGGTTTCTTTCGATGAAGATATGGTCGTCTTTACCAACCGTAATACGATGAAGTCCACGGCGGCCGCGCCGAGCTGGATTGCTGAAATCCGCCTCGACAGCGATACCTACGACGAGGCGCGTGAAGCTGCGCCTGGTTGGGACCCCTACTACATCGAGCAGGAGTGGCGAAATTGGCTCGTGACGTCCGGCAAGGAGCCGCCACGCAAACCCGATCTCGCCTTCATCCGTTTTTGCATGAGCTTTTACGAAAGGCGCGGCGCCCCCGCCTAA
- a CDS encoding deoxycytidine triphosphate deaminase has protein sequence MAFWSGETLKERLPQLVHPYDDAAIDCAAYTLRVGSEVYVSPDRQISAPDRHTKRMLPQGDSFTIPPGQFAFLVTEERIKVPDDAVAFISIKAKLKFNGLINISGFHVDPGYDGHLLFSVLNAGPRPLHLQRGQPLFLIWYAALDRVTAMKKEEAGFAGIKPDMLTGISGEIQSLQRLSEDYRELERRFDVKLNEIQSRTNSLSTLVNVFVGLAVAVIVGFLILVVQIMLS, from the coding sequence ATGGCATTTTGGAGTGGAGAGACCTTAAAAGAACGACTGCCGCAGTTGGTCCATCCGTATGACGACGCAGCAATCGACTGTGCCGCTTATACGCTTCGCGTCGGCTCCGAGGTCTATGTCAGCCCGGACCGGCAAATTTCGGCGCCAGACAGACACACCAAACGGATGCTTCCGCAGGGTGACAGCTTCACAATTCCGCCAGGGCAATTCGCCTTCCTTGTTACCGAAGAGCGAATCAAGGTTCCGGATGATGCAGTGGCGTTTATCTCCATCAAAGCCAAGCTAAAGTTCAATGGTCTGATCAACATCTCTGGGTTCCACGTCGATCCGGGGTATGATGGGCACTTGCTCTTTTCAGTTCTCAATGCCGGGCCTCGGCCGCTGCATCTTCAGCGCGGTCAGCCGCTGTTTCTGATCTGGTATGCAGCCCTCGACCGCGTTACCGCCATGAAGAAGGAAGAAGCTGGGTTCGCCGGGATCAAACCGGACATGCTGACCGGGATCAGCGGTGAGATTCAGAGCCTGCAGCGACTCTCGGAAGACTACAGGGAGTTGGAAAGGCGCTTCGACGTCAAGCTGAACGAGATCCAGTCCAGGACAAACAGCTTGAGCACCTTGGTCAATGTGTTTGTGGGCTTGGCCGTCGCCGTGATTGTCGGCTTCCTGATCCTCGTCGTGCAGATCATGCTGTCATAG
- a CDS encoding helix-turn-helix domain-containing protein, with protein sequence MSAQPLGFAGPADEGQVLGARLKEAREYIGLKQEQVATHLGIPRTGVSDIEKGKRSVSAIELKKLAHLYQRPVQFFTGDDLAVTADVAFLARTASALSDGDRQELQRFAEFLQAKSKG encoded by the coding sequence ATGAGCGCACAGCCACTCGGCTTTGCAGGCCCGGCCGACGAGGGTCAGGTTCTGGGCGCGAGGCTGAAAGAAGCCCGTGAATATATCGGCCTGAAGCAGGAGCAGGTCGCAACGCATCTTGGCATCCCCCGCACGGGCGTCTCGGATATCGAGAAGGGAAAGCGGTCGGTTAGCGCCATTGAGCTTAAGAAGCTGGCGCATCTGTATCAGCGCCCAGTGCAGTTCTTCACCGGCGATGATCTGGCCGTGACGGCTGATGTGGCGTTTCTCGCCCGCACGGCATCTGCCTTGTCGGACGGTGACCGGCAGGAGTTGCAGCGATTTGCCGAGTTCCTGCAGGCGAAGTCAAAGGGCTGA
- a CDS encoding ImmA/IrrE family metallo-endopeptidase encodes MTRQQDRISILRGMKAALGLLHDLGLDREGKRSQRVDVFDSIDRTGASLMFKPMEKLLGAFMKQNGMTGIILNTERPLGMQRFTAAHELGHLILQHDPHADDNGILRRGPIADGRAFKMVPPEEREADAFASYFLLPPHLITAQMQVQGWRPEHFSSPENVYQASLRFGTSFSGAVYGLEREKVIGAGLRQQLLKTRPQNLKLGLLDGQPLPNPRRSDVWHLTEKDEGAVVEAGRDDLFLLRLREDTGAGYVWTFDELRDAGFVILKDGREPVPEGQIGASTVRRILAQAARPLAETLRLKECRPWDPEDDPHTLTLHCRTATSDEAGLFERQRLERLAAP; translated from the coding sequence ATGACCCGCCAGCAGGATCGTATCTCCATCCTACGCGGCATGAAGGCGGCGCTCGGCCTGCTCCATGATCTCGGCCTCGACCGGGAAGGGAAGCGGTCGCAGCGGGTCGACGTGTTCGACAGCATCGACCGCACCGGCGCGTCGCTGATGTTCAAGCCGATGGAGAAACTGCTCGGCGCTTTCATGAAGCAGAACGGAATGACAGGTATCATCCTGAATACCGAGCGCCCACTCGGGATGCAGCGGTTCACCGCGGCGCATGAACTCGGTCATCTGATCCTGCAGCACGATCCCCATGCCGATGACAACGGCATCCTCCGCCGCGGACCGATCGCCGATGGCCGGGCCTTCAAGATGGTGCCGCCGGAGGAACGGGAAGCGGATGCGTTCGCGTCCTATTTCCTGCTGCCACCGCATCTGATCACGGCGCAGATGCAAGTTCAGGGCTGGAGGCCGGAGCATTTCTCCAGCCCGGAGAATGTCTATCAGGCCTCTCTACGCTTCGGCACCAGCTTCAGCGGTGCGGTCTATGGTCTTGAGCGCGAGAAGGTAATCGGCGCCGGGCTGCGTCAGCAGCTCCTGAAAACCCGGCCGCAGAACCTCAAACTGGGCCTGCTGGACGGTCAGCCATTGCCGAACCCCCGGCGCAGCGATGTCTGGCATCTGACCGAGAAGGACGAGGGAGCGGTGGTCGAGGCCGGCCGGGACGATCTGTTCCTGCTGCGCCTGCGGGAAGATACCGGGGCCGGCTATGTCTGGACCTTCGATGAATTGCGGGACGCCGGCTTCGTGATCCTGAAGGACGGCCGGGAACCCGTTCCCGAAGGCCAGATTGGCGCCTCAACAGTGCGGCGGATACTGGCGCAGGCAGCGCGCCCGCTGGCCGAGACGCTGCGGCTGAAAGAGTGCCGTCCTTGGGATCCCGAAGACGATCCGCATACGCTGACCCTGCATTGCCGGACCGCGACCAGTGACGAGGCGGGGTTATTCGAGCGGCAGCGGCTGGAGCGGTTGGCGGCCCCATGA
- a CDS encoding C1 family peptidase: MTLQISTDMRGDLGTVRDQGRRPTCLSFAASDAHRHARGHPDWLCVEWLYFHAARLAGTGPRCGTTMPDTQAILRGTGQPVEAAWPYSAAWPDPASWQPPGRVSSLFTCESSSCASGLHGIRAELLAGRPVVVGVFLSRTYRFPADWTRIGTEVLLAPDRHGPIDRNDGHAMVIVGHGRHEGEPVMLLRNSWGSRWGHEGHAWVREDCLAPRLVGAFVIEKGDGDVLQSDVSGADAGTRLA, encoded by the coding sequence ATGACGCTGCAGATTTCGACCGACATGCGTGGAGACCTGGGCACTGTTCGCGATCAGGGCCGCCGCCCGACCTGCCTGTCGTTTGCCGCTTCCGATGCGCACCGGCATGCGCGCGGCCACCCTGACTGGCTGTGCGTCGAATGGCTCTACTTTCACGCCGCCAGGCTGGCCGGAACGGGACCGCGCTGCGGCACCACGATGCCGGATACACAGGCAATCCTGCGTGGCACGGGACAGCCGGTAGAGGCGGCCTGGCCGTACTCGGCCGCCTGGCCCGATCCTGCGTCATGGCAGCCGCCGGGCAGGGTCTCATCGCTCTTCACCTGCGAGTCCAGCAGCTGTGCATCGGGTCTGCACGGCATCCGAGCCGAGCTTCTTGCCGGGCGCCCCGTGGTGGTCGGGGTCTTCCTGTCCCGGACGTACCGGTTTCCGGCGGATTGGACCCGTATCGGCACCGAGGTGCTGCTGGCGCCGGATCGGCACGGGCCGATCGACCGGAATGACGGGCACGCCATGGTGATCGTCGGACACGGCCGTCACGAGGGCGAGCCGGTAATGCTGCTTCGCAATTCCTGGGGTTCCCGCTGGGGGCATGAAGGCCATGCCTGGGTGAGGGAGGACTGTCTGGCTCCGCGACTGGTCGGCGCCTTTGTCATCGAGAAAGGAGACGGTGATGTTCTACAATCCGATGTCAGCGGCGCCGACGCCGGTACGCGCCTGGCTTGA